The genomic window GGTGACCGTCACCGCCTCGTCGTCAACCCCGGCACGCCACCTCCCGCCCGGCATCACACCCAAGATCCGCCCGTGGCTTAGAGGTTGTCTCATGTGGCAAGCTTCGTCGGCTTCTTGTAGTAGCTCAGGGCAGCCGTGGCCGTGGCCAGGCTTCGGCTTGCCGGTCGCTGCGGTCTACGTACGGGATCTTGAGGCCACGAGCAGCCCGTGGCAGGCTCATGCCGCATGATCGATGAATTCGCGAAGGACAACCTGCACGAGAGACTGCGGCGAGACCGCAAGGCGCTGCTCTGGAAACTCGACGGCTTGTCGGAGTACGACGCCCGCCGACCTTTGACAGCGACCGGGACCACCCTCCTCGGCCTGGTCAAACACGTGGCCAGCGTCGAGGCCAGGTACTTCGGTGAAGTCTTCGACCGGCCGTCCCCGGAACCGCTGCCCCGGTGGCAGGACCACGACGGCAGCGATCTGTGGGCGACTGAGGACGAGACTCGCGATCAGATCATCGAGTCCTACCGACGCACGTGGGAACACTCAGACGCGACGATCGACGAGCTTGCCCTCGACGCCCCCGGCCACGTGCCGTGGTGGCCGGAGCCACATCGCAACACGAACCTCTTCGCCATCCTGGTCCACGTCCTCGGCGAGACAAACCGGCATGCCGGGCACGCCGACATCCTGCGCGAAGGCGTCGACGGCCGAACCGGGATGCGCCCCGAACACGAGATGCAGATCGATGAAGAAGCCCGCACCGCCTACTGCGCGAAGATCGAGCAGGTCGCCAGGTCGGCCGCATCAGGCAAGGCATAGAAGAGCCGTACCACGTGGCTTGATGTTCGAGCGGCATGATGCCAGCCGTGAGTGCTGTTCTGTCGAAGCGTCTGGTTCCTGATGAACTCTGGGAGCTGGCCGCCCCGTTGCTGCCGTCGTTCGCTGCTCGTCCGCAAGGTGGTGGGACCGCTCCGTGTGACGAGCGGGCCGTGTTCACGGCAGTGGTGTACGTGCTGACCAGCGGCTGTGCCTGGCGGCATCTGCCGCCGACGTTCGGCACGTCGCCTGCCACCGCGCATCGCCGCTTCACGGTATGGACCGAGGCCGGCCTGTGGCGTCGGCTGCACCGGGCGGTGCTGGACGAACTCGGGGCCCTGGGCGAGGTGGACTGGACCTTGGCGATCGTCGACGCGGCCTCCGTTCGCGTGAAAAGGAGGGCTCGCTGACCGGGCCGAATCCGGTCGATCGCGGCAAGCAGGGCAGCAAGCTGCACGTGCTGTCCGATGCCCAGGGCATCCCGCTCGCCGTCGCCGTGTCCGGCGCGAACATGCACGACAGCCTCGCCCTCAAGCCGCTCATCCGCGGCATACCCTCCGTCCGGTCCCGCCGGGGGCCGCGGCGGCGCCGACCGGTCAAACTCCGCGCGGACAAGGCGTACTTCTCCGCCGAACACCTGGCCTGGCTGCGTGAGCGCGGGCTTGTCGCGCGCATCGCGCCGCGGCCCGGCATCGAGTCCGGCGAACGCCTCGGTCGGCACCGCTGGAAGATCGAACGGTCGATCGCTTGGCCCTTCGGCTACCGCCGCCTCACCGTCCGATACGAACGAAAGGGCTCGCACTTCCTCGCCTTCCCCGGCCTGGCTGCCGCCCTGACCTGCTACAAGAAGCTGGCGAAACTTACCACGTGAGACACCCTCTTAGTCCCCGGCATCGGATACGAGGCAACCGACCGATCGCCCCCTCAACAACATCGATCCACACGAAACGGCCGGGAATACCCCGCCCGGGAACGACCCGACCACAGAGGCCAGTCCGCAATCCTTCTCACCACCGGACCGGAACGAACTACCGGCCCACGCACACCCGTCCCACATCGTCCGTCATGCATCTTCGTCCCACACAGCGAAAACACCGAACGCCAATGCACACCCGCAAGAACGTCCGACCGATCACCGTCGAACGAAACAAAGACGCCACCACACCCGACCACGGAGACGAAAAATCGCCCCTTCAATTCAAGTCCCCACGAAGCCAGGCCAGTAGAATCGAGCCCCAACAGACGGAACAGCCGACAGCGAGGAGGCCACGTCATGTCAGATTCCGAAC from Streptomyces sp. FIT100 includes these protein-coding regions:
- a CDS encoding DinB family protein, with amino-acid sequence MIDEFAKDNLHERLRRDRKALLWKLDGLSEYDARRPLTATGTTLLGLVKHVASVEARYFGEVFDRPSPEPLPRWQDHDGSDLWATEDETRDQIIESYRRTWEHSDATIDELALDAPGHVPWWPEPHRNTNLFAILVHVLGETNRHAGHADILREGVDGRTGMRPEHEMQIDEEARTAYCAKIEQVARSAASGKA
- a CDS encoding IS5 family transposase (programmed frameshift) translates to MSAVLSKRLVPDELWELAAPLLPSFAARPQGGGTAPCDERAVFTAVVYVLTSGCAWRHLPPTFGTSPATAHRRFTVWTEAGLWRRLHRAVLDELGALGEVDWTLAIVDAASVRVKRGSLTGPNPVDRGKQGSKLHVLSDAQGIPLAVAVSGANMHDSLALKPLIRGIPSVRSRRGPRRRRPVKLRADKAYFSAEHLAWLRERGLVARIAPRPGIESGERLGRHRWKIERSIAWPFGYRRLTVRYERKGSHFLAFPGLAAALTCYKKLAKLTT